Within bacterium, the genomic segment TGGTGTAATAAAGATAAGAAGGTCATTTTCCCTGACAGAGTCTTCTTTTTTAGAGAAAAAATAAGGGAAAATATACCCTAAGACAGGCACTCGTTTGGTTATCTTAATTGTGTTTTTTTTCTTTAATCCTCCAATTATAAATGTCTCTCCATCCTTTACTAACACAGAGTTAGAAACATTTTGCTCTGAAATAATGGGAGAGCCATTTGTATTCCAACCAGCAATGCTTCGGACATTTGCTGAGACATTCATATTGATATGATTGCTTGCTCCAATATGGGGGGTAATTTCCAGGTTTAATCCAATTTCATTGCTAGAATACCATGATGATGTTTTATATTCTATTCTCTCTGCAACCTCAATCCTACCTGATGTATTATTTAAGGTTATAATTTTAGGATTAGATAATAATTTAGCCTTATCTTCTTTGATTAAAAGATTGATAAAATTACCTAGTTTGGTTAAATCCATATTGGCTCTTCCAGAAAATCTTGAGCTACTATTCTTAAGATTCGCAATGAGAAGAATTATCGCTTCTATACTTATATGTATCTTTAGAATAGTCTATTGACCCCCAAGGAAAAAGGTCTCCTAAAACCCACCAATCAATGCCTAATTCATCCCTTAATTCCCCACTTGCCTCTATAATCTTTGCCTCAACAAGGACTTGTTGGGTAGGAATATCTAATAAGGCAATGATTTTTTTAGCATAATCAATCTTGCTTTTAACATCAGTTATAATAAGGCTATTAAGGTTATCATCTGCCTGGATGGTACCATCAGAAGAAAGCCTCTCCTTTACAATTTGAGTAAGACTGGATGCTAATGCATACTTAAGGGGTATAACCTCTGTTTCTAATCTAAGGAAATCGTTCAATCCTTCTATATCTAACCCTCTAACAAGCTTTGCCAAATCCCTAACCTTTAGCTCTTTGTCTGTAATAATCAACATATTAAGGGTATCGTTTGTCTGAACTGTTCCATATCTAGAAAGCCTTGCTTTTATAAAGGGTTCTATTTCAGAAGCCTTGATATGTTTAAGGGTAATTAATTCGCTAATGGTATCAATGCCTGCATCATCAGCCACATCCACATTAAGCTGTAATCTTCCTTTAGAGGTAGAAATACCTTCTGAATTATCTTGCGATTGTGTTGCTTTTATTACCTTTACTTCTTCTTTGGATTTGATTTCTTCTGAATATGGTTGTGCTTCTAAAAAAATAGTAGAGAGGCAAAGCAATAACACCACATTCAATTTTAAAATCCTTTTTTCTCCTATTTTCACAAT encodes:
- a CDS encoding type II and III secretion system protein gives rise to the protein MDLTKLGNFINLLIKEDKAKLLSNPKIITLNNTSGRIEVAERIEYKTSSWYSSNEIGLNLEITPHIGASNHINMNVSANVRSIAGWNTNGSPIISEQNVSNSVLVKDGETFIIGGLKKKNTIKITKRVPVLGYIFPYFFSKKEDSVRENDLLIFITPHIIKDGISVEKEDLKKLDELEKKK
- a CDS encoding secretin N-terminal domain-containing protein, which encodes MKIGEKRILKLNVVLLLCLSTIFLEAQPYSEEIKSKEEVKVIKATQSQDNSEGISTSKGRLQLNVDVADDAGIDTISELITLKHIKASEIEPFIKARLSRYGTVQTNDTLNMLIITDKELKVRDLAKLVRGLDIEGLNDFLRLETEVIPLKYALASSLTQIVKERLSSDGTIQADDNLNSLIITDVKSKIDYAKKIIALLDIPTQQVLVEAKIIEASGELRDELGIDWWVLGDLFPWGSIDYSKDTYKYRSDNSSHCES